One window from the genome of Litoribacterium kuwaitense encodes:
- the ftsY gene encoding signal recognition particle-docking protein FtsY — translation MSFFKKLKDKISGQTNQVTEKFKGGLEKTRSSFTEKVNDVLAKYRKVDEDFFEELEDAFIGADVGVNTTMELIDMLKDEIRRRNIQDTNEVKEVIVEKLAALFEDEETEAPLRIQADGLTVILIVGVNGVGKTTSIGKLAHQLKQEGKSVLLAAGDTFRAGAIEQLEKWGERAGVDVVKQAAGSDPAAVMYDAIQSAKSRGVDVLLCDTAGRLQNKVNLMNELSKVKRVISREVPGAPHDVLIVLDATTGQNAMSQVKTFKEATDVSGIVLTKLDGTAKGGMILAIRHELGLPVRYVGFGEQMDDLQPFDSHQFVYGLFADEVEQQSS, via the coding sequence ATGAGTTTTTTTAAAAAGCTAAAAGATAAGATAAGTGGACAAACGAATCAAGTCACCGAGAAATTTAAAGGCGGACTTGAAAAAACGAGAAGCTCATTTACCGAAAAAGTGAATGATGTGCTGGCAAAATACCGTAAAGTAGACGAAGACTTTTTTGAAGAGTTAGAGGATGCATTTATTGGGGCTGACGTCGGTGTCAATACAACGATGGAACTCATCGATATGCTGAAGGATGAAATTCGCCGACGTAACATTCAGGATACAAACGAAGTGAAAGAAGTCATCGTTGAAAAGTTAGCAGCACTGTTTGAAGATGAAGAGACAGAAGCGCCGCTTCGCATACAGGCAGACGGCTTAACGGTTATTTTAATCGTTGGTGTTAACGGTGTCGGAAAAACGACCTCGATTGGCAAATTGGCTCATCAGCTGAAGCAAGAAGGAAAAAGTGTGTTGCTTGCAGCAGGAGATACATTTCGGGCAGGCGCGATTGAGCAGTTAGAAAAGTGGGGCGAGCGTGCGGGTGTCGATGTCGTGAAGCAAGCTGCCGGATCAGACCCAGCTGCGGTGATGTACGATGCCATTCAGTCAGCAAAGTCACGTGGCGTTGATGTTCTCCTCTGTGATACGGCGGGCAGGCTGCAAAATAAAGTGAATTTGATGAACGAGCTTTCCAAAGTAAAGCGTGTCATTTCAAGGGAAGTTCCGGGAGCGCCTCATGATGTACTCATCGTTCTTGACGCAACGACGGGCCAAAATGCAATGAGTCAGGTCAAGACGTTTAAAGAAGCAACAGACGTCTCTGGAATTGTGTTAACTAAACTAGACGGAACTGCCAAAGGCGGAATGATTCTGGCGATTCGTCATGAGTTAGGACTACCCGTTCGATACGTCGGGTTTGGTGAGCAGATGGATGATTTACAACCTTTTGATTCGCACCAGTTTGTGTACGGTTTGTTTGCTGATGAAGTAGAGCAGCAGTCGTCGTGA
- the rpsP gene encoding 30S ribosomal protein S16 — protein sequence MAVKIRLKRMGSKRKPFYRVVVADSRSPRDGRFIEEIGTYNPTAKPAAFDVSEEKALEWLANGAQPSDTVRNLFSTKGIMQKHHESKSGR from the coding sequence ATGGCAGTAAAAATCCGTTTAAAGCGTATGGGTTCCAAAAGGAAGCCTTTTTATCGAGTTGTCGTAGCAGATTCTCGTTCTCCGCGTGATGGCCGTTTTATCGAAGAGATTGGAACTTACAACCCAACGGCTAAACCAGCAGCTTTCGATGTGAGCGAAGAGAAGGCTTTGGAATGGTTGGCGAATGGTGCACAACCTTCCGATACAGTGCGTAACTTGTTTTCAACGAAAGGCATCATGCAAAAGCATCACGAGTCTAAGAGCGGTCGCTAA
- the rimM gene encoding ribosome maturation factor RimM (Essential for efficient processing of 16S rRNA) has product MQWFRVGRIVNTHGIKGEMRIQVTTDFPEERFASGEQVYAFVGNEEHRPLTVHSCRPYKKGYLLVVEEVKNLTEAESLKNLELWVPESHLHELEDGEYYQHEIRDCQVYTASGDEIGRITDILQTGANDVWIIRPSSGGKDVLIPYIDDVVRHVDVEQKKVVIDLIEGLIDE; this is encoded by the coding sequence TTGCAATGGTTTCGCGTAGGGCGAATTGTGAATACACATGGCATTAAAGGTGAGATGCGCATTCAAGTGACGACTGATTTTCCTGAAGAGCGTTTCGCCAGTGGCGAACAGGTTTATGCGTTTGTTGGGAACGAAGAGCATCGCCCGTTAACTGTTCATTCGTGCCGTCCTTATAAAAAGGGTTACCTTTTAGTCGTAGAAGAGGTTAAAAATCTTACAGAAGCGGAAAGTCTAAAGAATTTAGAATTGTGGGTACCTGAATCTCACTTACATGAGCTTGAAGATGGAGAATACTATCAGCATGAAATCCGTGACTGTCAAGTCTACACTGCGTCGGGAGATGAGATCGGACGAATTACTGACATTCTTCAAACGGGTGCCAACGATGTTTGGATCATCCGTCCATCCTCAGGAGGAAAAGACGTACTTATTCCCTATATTGATGATGTCGTTCGCCACGTAGATGTTGAACAAAAAAAGGTCGTCATTGATCTCATTGAAGGATTGATCGATGAATGA
- the ffh gene encoding signal recognition particle protein, translated as MAFEGLAERLQATLQKIKGKGKVSEADVKEMMREVRMALLEADVNFKVVKSFVNRVKERAVGQEVLESLTPGQQVIKVVKEELTELMGGDASKIDMSKKPPTVIMMVGLQGAGKTTTSGKLANYLRKKHNKKPLMAAADVYRPAAVDQLETLGRELQLPVYSKGTDANPVDIAREAVEEAKETHQDIVFIDTAGRLHIDETLMEELQQIKEVTQPDEILLVVDAMTGQDAVNVAESFNDRLGLTGVVLTKLDGDSRGGAALSIRSVTETPIKFIGTGEKLDALEEFHPDRMASRILGMGDVLSLIEKAQTNVDEKKAKELEDKFRSMSFTFDDFLEQLGQVKQMGPLDELIGMLPGANKMKGMKNLEVDDKQLVFVEAIIQSMTKQERESPEIINASRKKRIAAGSGTSVQKVNQLLKQFNEMKKMMKQMTNMQKGKKKGQMKFPFM; from the coding sequence TTGGCGTTTGAAGGGTTGGCAGAAAGGTTGCAAGCCACACTCCAAAAAATCAAGGGAAAAGGTAAGGTCTCTGAGGCAGATGTCAAAGAGATGATGCGCGAAGTACGGATGGCACTCCTTGAAGCGGACGTCAACTTCAAGGTCGTTAAATCCTTTGTTAACCGTGTGAAAGAACGCGCTGTCGGTCAAGAGGTGTTGGAAAGCTTGACGCCTGGGCAGCAAGTGATCAAGGTTGTTAAGGAAGAACTGACCGAACTCATGGGTGGCGACGCCAGCAAAATCGACATGAGTAAAAAGCCGCCTACTGTCATTATGATGGTCGGTCTTCAAGGGGCAGGAAAAACGACAACATCAGGAAAACTAGCCAATTATCTCCGAAAAAAGCACAATAAAAAGCCGTTAATGGCAGCAGCGGACGTTTATCGTCCTGCGGCGGTCGATCAGCTGGAAACGTTAGGTCGGGAGCTTCAGCTGCCTGTTTATTCTAAAGGGACAGATGCAAACCCGGTTGACATCGCCCGTGAGGCTGTCGAAGAGGCAAAAGAGACCCACCAAGATATTGTATTTATCGATACAGCGGGTCGTCTTCATATTGATGAGACCTTAATGGAAGAGCTTCAACAAATTAAAGAAGTGACCCAACCGGATGAAATCCTACTCGTCGTTGATGCGATGACGGGGCAGGATGCAGTAAATGTCGCTGAAAGCTTCAATGATCGCCTTGGCTTGACCGGCGTCGTGCTTACGAAGCTTGATGGAGACTCCCGTGGCGGGGCTGCGCTATCGATCCGTTCTGTAACTGAGACACCGATCAAATTTATTGGTACCGGTGAAAAGCTTGATGCGCTTGAGGAATTTCATCCAGATCGTATGGCGTCTCGTATTTTAGGCATGGGAGACGTTCTTTCGCTGATCGAAAAAGCACAGACAAATGTGGATGAGAAAAAAGCAAAAGAACTGGAAGATAAATTTCGGTCAATGTCGTTTACCTTTGATGACTTTCTCGAGCAGCTCGGTCAGGTTAAGCAGATGGGACCTCTCGATGAGCTGATTGGCATGCTCCCTGGAGCTAATAAGATGAAAGGCATGAAAAACCTTGAGGTGGACGATAAGCAGCTTGTTTTTGTTGAAGCGATCATCCAATCGATGACAAAGCAAGAACGTGAATCTCCCGAAATCATCAATGCCAGTCGTAAAAAGCGCATTGCCGCTGGCAGCGGTACGTCCGTACAAAAGGTCAATCAGCTGTTAAAGCAATTTAATGAAATGAAGAAGATGATGAAGCAGATGACAAATATGCAAAAAGGAAAGAAAAAAGGGCAAATGAAATTCCCATTCATGTAG
- the trmD gene encoding tRNA (guanosine(37)-N1)-methyltransferase TrmD, whose amino-acid sequence MRIDVLTLFPEMFSGVLNTSMLKKAQDQERVSYHVTDFRTYADNKHQSVDDAPYGGGAGMLLTPQPLFDAVDAIKTSSSSQPHVVLLCPQGTTFSQAKAHELAEKDHLLFLCGHYEGYDERIREALVDEEISIGDYILTGGELGAMVVIDAVTRLLPGTLGNAVSAKTDSFSDGRLEHPHYTRPASFRGLDVPEVLLSGNHERIAEWRRRESFMRTLERRPDLLNTYPPTEEETQWLNEWRNDKKRP is encoded by the coding sequence ATGAGAATAGATGTATTAACGCTATTTCCTGAAATGTTCTCGGGTGTGCTCAATACGTCCATGCTCAAAAAAGCACAGGACCAAGAGCGTGTAAGCTATCACGTCACTGATTTTCGGACGTATGCAGACAATAAACACCAATCCGTCGATGATGCACCATATGGTGGAGGCGCAGGCATGCTGCTCACACCACAGCCGCTTTTTGATGCGGTTGATGCGATCAAAACGTCAAGTTCTAGTCAGCCGCACGTCGTCCTACTGTGCCCGCAAGGTACCACTTTTTCACAGGCAAAGGCTCATGAGCTAGCAGAAAAAGATCATTTATTGTTTTTATGTGGACATTATGAAGGCTATGACGAGCGCATTCGCGAAGCGCTTGTCGATGAGGAAATTTCTATTGGGGATTATATTTTGACTGGCGGTGAACTAGGGGCGATGGTCGTCATCGATGCTGTGACCCGGCTATTGCCTGGTACACTTGGAAACGCGGTTTCAGCTAAGACGGATTCTTTTAGTGATGGACGGTTAGAGCATCCGCATTATACACGGCCAGCAAGCTTTCGTGGGTTGGATGTCCCGGAAGTTTTGTTAAGCGGAAACCATGAACGAATTGCTGAATGGCGTAGACGTGAATCATTTATGCGCACGCTTGAACGACGACCCGATTTACTGAACACATATCCGCCGACGGAAGAAGAGACACAATGGTTAAACGAGTGGCGAAACGATAAAAAACGTCCTTGA
- a CDS encoding KH domain-containing protein — MIHFIQTVVKPIVDYPEAVEVIHRKDRRGDVYALIVHPEDKGKVIGKNGRVAKAIRSVVYAYASKHPQKVYLDIQ, encoded by the coding sequence ATGATACACTTCATACAAACAGTAGTGAAGCCCATTGTGGACTATCCTGAAGCTGTTGAGGTGATCCATCGTAAGGATCGCCGTGGTGATGTCTATGCGCTCATTGTGCATCCTGAAGATAAAGGGAAAGTGATTGGCAAAAATGGGCGTGTGGCGAAAGCCATTCGATCCGTCGTGTATGCGTATGCCTCGAAGCATCCGCAAAAAGTGTATTTAGATATTCAGTAA
- the rnc gene encoding ribonuclease III: protein MNRRSDVRSKHLTADQKRKINQFQEMHEISFHHKDLLYQAFTHSSYVNEHRSKPYEDNERLEFLGDAVLELMISQFLFKKYPKMSEGQLTKLRAAVVCEPSLVRFAEKLSFGDLVLLGKGEELTGGRRRPALLADAFESFIGALYLDQGIETVEIFLQKHVYPSISEGAFSHVMDYKSQLQEIVQQKGAGILEYEILEENGPAHHREFVASVNLNGDSIGKGLGRSKKEAEQQAARKAIETFEKMT, encoded by the coding sequence ATGAACAGGAGAAGTGACGTACGGTCAAAGCATTTAACTGCTGATCAAAAGAGAAAAATCAATCAGTTTCAAGAGATGCATGAGATTTCTTTTCATCATAAAGATCTATTATATCAAGCATTTACACATTCATCGTATGTGAATGAGCATCGTTCTAAACCCTATGAAGATAATGAACGATTAGAGTTTCTTGGAGATGCCGTCCTTGAACTCATGATATCGCAGTTTTTATTCAAAAAATATCCGAAAATGTCGGAAGGACAGCTGACAAAATTGCGGGCGGCCGTCGTTTGTGAGCCTTCGCTCGTTCGTTTTGCAGAGAAGCTGTCTTTTGGAGATTTAGTTCTTCTTGGAAAAGGTGAAGAGCTAACGGGAGGAAGGCGTCGACCGGCTTTGCTTGCAGACGCTTTTGAATCGTTCATAGGGGCTTTGTATTTGGATCAGGGAATCGAAACGGTGGAAATATTTTTGCAGAAGCATGTCTATCCATCGATTTCTGAGGGTGCTTTTTCTCATGTGATGGATTATAAAAGTCAACTGCAAGAAATCGTTCAACAAAAAGGAGCAGGAATTCTCGAATATGAGATTTTAGAGGAGAACGGTCCCGCGCATCATCGTGAGTTTGTCGCATCTGTAAATTTGAACGGGGATTCAATAGGAAAAGGTCTAGGCCGCTCAAAAAAAGAAGCGGAGCAACAAGCGGCCAGAAAAGCGATAGAGACCTTCGAAAAAATGACATAG
- a CDS encoding DUF1128 family protein, with protein sequence MNYSEPNEKNLSLMLTEIAQDLQVVNTRMLDASDYDLQHYDTVKDVYDMVKRTTNLSVSDREAILQALSSCRKK encoded by the coding sequence TTGAATTATTCCGAACCGAACGAAAAAAACCTGAGCTTGATGTTAACAGAAATTGCGCAAGATCTCCAAGTGGTCAATACACGTATGCTTGATGCCAGTGATTACGATCTCCAGCATTATGACACCGTAAAAGATGTATATGACATGGTCAAGCGCACAACTAACCTTTCCGTTAGCGACCGTGAAGCTATTTTACAAGCCCTTAGCTCGTGTCGCAAAAAGTGA
- the rplS gene encoding 50S ribosomal protein L19 has protein sequence MQQLLAELTKEQLKTDLPEFRAGDTVRVHVKVVEGSRERIQVFEGVVIKRRGGGISETFTVRKISSGVGVERTFPVHSPKIDKIEVMRRGKVRRAKLYYLRNRRGKAARIKAR, from the coding sequence ATGCAACAATTACTTGCAGAATTGACAAAAGAGCAATTGAAGACGGATCTTCCTGAGTTTCGGGCCGGTGACACAGTACGTGTACACGTTAAGGTCGTTGAGGGAAGTCGTGAGCGTATCCAGGTCTTTGAAGGCGTCGTCATTAAACGTCGTGGTGGCGGCATTAGCGAAACATTTACTGTGCGTAAAATTTCGTCTGGTGTTGGCGTGGAGCGTACTTTCCCTGTACATTCTCCAAAGATCGATAAAATCGAAGTTATGCGCCGTGGAAAGGTTCGCAGAGCAAAGCTTTACTACTTGCGCAACCGTCGCGGAAAAGCAGCTCGTATCAAAGCGCGATAA
- a CDS encoding YlqD family protein: MIRKAVVKKVLTPDERARIRATLQTNHDQAVREYEQLKFYLKRSEHQKQTETTQRLRKELVAKEEAVESINFQMEQLDLLPGGTELKVAEVEIEQDIEVGMQWEDKPAEIIVEDGVIKDIR; encoded by the coding sequence ATGATTCGAAAAGCCGTTGTTAAAAAAGTGCTCACTCCCGATGAGCGAGCGCGAATTCGTGCCACTTTACAGACCAATCATGATCAAGCTGTGCGTGAGTATGAGCAATTGAAGTTTTATTTAAAGCGTTCAGAGCACCAAAAGCAAACTGAAACGACGCAACGTCTGCGTAAAGAGTTGGTTGCGAAAGAAGAAGCAGTGGAATCAATTAACTTTCAGATGGAACAGCTCGATCTTCTTCCTGGAGGTACAGAGCTTAAGGTGGCTGAGGTAGAGATTGAGCAGGACATTGAGGTTGGTATGCAATGGGAAGACAAGCCGGCAGAAATCATCGTAGAAGATGGTGTAATTAAAGATATTCGCTAG
- a CDS encoding putative DNA-binding protein has product MIDKTNRMTSLFDFYAPLLTEKQHAYMNLYYCEDYSLGEIAENFEVSRQAVYDNIRRTEALLEDYESKLHLLERFHKRDQLLDTLKSTLMKQGVEDDALQLLEEIERLD; this is encoded by the coding sequence ATGATAGATAAGACAAATCGTATGACTAGCTTGTTTGATTTTTATGCCCCTCTACTGACTGAAAAACAACACGCCTACATGAACCTTTATTATTGTGAAGATTATTCGCTTGGTGAGATCGCCGAGAATTTCGAAGTGAGCCGGCAAGCGGTGTACGATAATATACGGCGTACAGAAGCATTACTGGAGGATTATGAATCGAAGCTACACTTGCTGGAACGCTTTCACAAGCGGGACCAGCTTCTCGACACATTGAAATCGACGCTTATGAAACAAGGTGTCGAGGACGATGCTCTACAGTTACTTGAAGAGATTGAAAGACTTGATTAA
- the acpP gene encoding acyl carrier protein yields MANEEIFNRISKIVVDRLGVDEATIKPEASFKDDLGADSLDVVELVMELEDAFDMEISDEDAEKIATVGDAVTYIESHQ; encoded by the coding sequence GTGGCAAATGAAGAGATTTTTAACCGTATATCTAAGATTGTTGTTGACCGTCTAGGGGTTGACGAAGCAACGATTAAGCCAGAAGCGTCTTTTAAAGATGATCTTGGTGCTGATTCACTTGATGTTGTTGAATTAGTGATGGAGCTTGAGGATGCTTTTGATATGGAAATTTCCGACGAGGATGCTGAGAAAATCGCAACCGTTGGTGATGCAGTCACATACATCGAAAGCCATCAGTAA
- the smc gene encoding chromosome segregation protein SMC, with amino-acid sequence MLLKKIEMVGFKSFADKITIDFVKGVTAIVGPNGSGKSNVTEAIRWVLGEQSAKSLRGSKMEDVIFSGSDSKRKMQMAQVTITFDNPNRTLPIDYSEVSVTRRVYRSGESEFLINQQPCRLKDIIELFMDSGLGKEAFSIISQGKVDEILNSKPEDRRKIFEEAAGVLKYKNRKRQAEDKLEETEGNLHRVEDIIHEIHGQLEPLEMQASIARDYLDKKEELEHIEVAVTVAEIEHLHASWKDIGQKLAHKNSDAERLEAQKMAYQSEVTTCTEQLTALEKEFEENQTTLYRHKQELEKLEGQKKVLAERKRNAHQNKDRYEAEVKELTEATDWSKDQLARERATLKSEEKSFKKLEDQLKEKQAWIATNEWNAAQDIDALKSDYIEAMNKAAAANNEIRYIEDQLQRNEEKQRRLERQNQNRIDERNRLTSSLKKAEDELIAQQATLREIVTNIDTYKTDVAREREELKKLQDKLYQAYHYVREQESKMTVIKQMQEGYEGFYSGVKAVLKAKSGRLQEVHGAVAEVIRVPQNYETAIETALGTQQQHIITSDESSARQAIQFLRANRQGRATFLPLTTIQPRTIPDHVLDRLSSMEGWVGQASTLVQTDDTYKQVVQHLLGHILIAKNLTAANQMASASGRRHKIVTLEGDVVNPGGSMTGGQSNAAKSSFVSRKNDLARLESEHQMMKEKTAKLEAAVNERKKLLESRQHESSQWEEQKAAIEEEVNEASRKKESYVLELKHANEHLTLFDQENRLVRSEIEQLSSRLDALKTEKEDADRLVQETNETILQTEKQKKIAEEHLQQTNEECTQIKIAIAQKKESLHYQKEKVDHLQKEHDRNSARLRQRKEELSLLSEDMSKGQMSAEEITKHIEVFKQEIADSEEKHGQLAAQKNDLQEMLTKQQSVFTSLSERLDELHKDIQTLDIQNNRLDVTLENHLNKLQVEYNLSFEKAKLDYPLEINLEEARERVALIKRGIEELGNVNIGAIEEFDRIHERYTFLQGQREDLQQAKATLYDIIQEMDQEMSKRFLTSFEEIRYHFGQIFTELFGGGAADLILTSPKEILTSGVDIVCQPPGKKRRNLSLLSGGERALTAIALLFAILKARPVPFCVLDEVEAALDEANVVRFAQFLKRFSQGTQFIVITHRKGTMEEAEVLYGVTMQGSGVSKVLSVQLEEAKQSVLV; translated from the coding sequence ATGCTGTTAAAGAAAATTGAGATGGTCGGTTTTAAATCTTTTGCAGACAAAATCACAATTGATTTTGTTAAAGGTGTAACAGCCATTGTTGGACCGAATGGGAGCGGAAAAAGTAACGTTACAGAAGCCATTCGCTGGGTTTTAGGAGAACAATCTGCTAAATCATTGCGGGGCTCAAAGATGGAGGATGTCATTTTTTCAGGCAGTGACAGTAAGCGAAAAATGCAAATGGCCCAAGTGACAATCACGTTCGATAATCCAAATCGGACGCTACCTATTGATTATAGTGAGGTCAGTGTCACTCGTCGTGTGTATCGCAGTGGAGAGAGCGAATTTTTAATTAATCAGCAACCGTGTCGGCTGAAAGACATTATTGAACTATTTATGGATTCAGGTCTTGGAAAAGAAGCCTTTTCGATTATTAGTCAGGGAAAGGTGGATGAAATATTAAATAGTAAACCAGAGGACCGGCGCAAAATATTTGAAGAAGCGGCAGGGGTGCTGAAATATAAAAACCGCAAACGGCAAGCGGAAGACAAGCTTGAGGAAACAGAAGGAAACCTTCATCGGGTGGAAGACATCATCCATGAAATTCATGGTCAGCTTGAGCCTTTGGAAATGCAAGCCTCTATTGCGAGAGATTATTTAGATAAAAAAGAGGAGCTTGAGCATATTGAGGTCGCGGTCACGGTTGCGGAAATTGAGCACCTTCATGCGTCTTGGAAGGATATCGGACAAAAGCTCGCGCATAAGAACAGTGATGCTGAACGACTTGAAGCACAAAAAATGGCGTATCAGTCTGAAGTGACAACTTGCACAGAACAGCTCACTGCTTTAGAAAAAGAGTTTGAAGAGAATCAAACGACGCTGTATCGACATAAGCAGGAGCTTGAAAAGCTAGAGGGCCAAAAAAAAGTGTTAGCTGAGCGGAAGCGTAATGCTCATCAAAATAAAGATCGTTATGAAGCTGAAGTCAAAGAGCTTACGGAAGCGACCGACTGGTCAAAAGACCAACTGGCTAGAGAACGTGCGACGTTAAAAAGTGAAGAAAAGTCTTTCAAAAAATTGGAAGATCAATTAAAAGAAAAGCAGGCTTGGATTGCGACGAATGAATGGAATGCCGCACAAGACATTGACGCCTTGAAAAGTGATTATATTGAAGCGATGAATAAAGCGGCTGCAGCCAACAATGAAATTCGCTATATTGAGGATCAATTGCAACGAAACGAAGAAAAGCAACGCCGTTTAGAACGTCAGAACCAAAATCGCATTGATGAGCGGAATAGGCTAACCTCATCCTTGAAAAAAGCTGAGGATGAGCTCATTGCACAGCAGGCTACGCTTAGAGAGATCGTTACAAATATTGATACATACAAAACGGATGTCGCACGCGAGCGCGAAGAATTGAAAAAGCTACAGGATAAGCTTTATCAAGCATACCATTACGTTCGCGAGCAAGAATCGAAAATGACAGTAATTAAGCAGATGCAGGAAGGGTATGAAGGGTTTTATTCAGGCGTTAAAGCAGTTTTAAAAGCAAAAAGCGGGCGCCTTCAAGAGGTTCATGGAGCTGTTGCAGAAGTCATTCGTGTGCCTCAAAACTATGAAACGGCGATTGAAACAGCGTTAGGGACGCAGCAGCAGCACATCATTACATCAGATGAGTCATCAGCCCGACAAGCGATCCAATTTTTACGGGCGAATCGGCAAGGGCGGGCGACATTTCTCCCTTTGACGACAATACAACCGCGTACAATCCCAGACCATGTGCTAGATCGCTTGTCGTCGATGGAAGGCTGGGTTGGCCAGGCGAGTACACTTGTTCAAACAGATGATACTTACAAACAGGTTGTTCAACATTTATTAGGACATATTTTGATCGCTAAGAATCTTACAGCGGCCAATCAAATGGCTTCTGCTTCAGGACGTCGTCATAAAATTGTTACGCTCGAAGGTGATGTTGTGAACCCTGGAGGCTCGATGACAGGGGGACAGTCAAATGCAGCAAAATCTTCTTTTGTCTCGCGAAAAAATGACTTAGCACGTTTAGAAAGCGAGCATCAGATGATGAAAGAGAAGACGGCAAAGCTAGAGGCGGCTGTTAACGAGCGTAAAAAGTTGTTGGAGTCACGCCAGCATGAAAGCAGTCAATGGGAAGAACAAAAAGCTGCCATTGAAGAAGAAGTGAATGAGGCATCCAGAAAAAAAGAATCATACGTTTTAGAATTAAAACATGCCAATGAACATCTCACCTTGTTTGATCAAGAAAATCGACTCGTTCGTTCTGAAATAGAGCAGCTTTCTTCACGACTTGATGCTCTTAAAACGGAGAAGGAAGACGCCGATCGTTTAGTGCAGGAAACGAACGAAACAATTCTGCAAACAGAAAAACAAAAAAAGATTGCCGAAGAACACTTGCAGCAAACCAATGAAGAATGCACACAAATAAAAATAGCCATTGCGCAAAAGAAAGAATCATTGCATTATCAAAAAGAGAAGGTCGACCACTTGCAAAAGGAGCATGACCGCAATTCAGCACGATTAAGGCAAAGGAAAGAAGAGTTATCATTACTCTCTGAAGATATGTCAAAAGGGCAAATGAGTGCTGAAGAAATTACGAAGCATATTGAAGTATTTAAACAAGAGATTGCCGACAGTGAAGAAAAGCATGGGCAGCTCGCAGCGCAAAAAAATGATTTGCAAGAAATGCTCACTAAACAGCAATCGGTTTTCACTTCTTTAAGCGAGCGGCTAGACGAGCTACATAAAGACATCCAAACGCTTGATATTCAAAACAATCGACTGGATGTTACGCTAGAAAATCATTTAAATAAGCTTCAAGTTGAGTATAATTTAAGCTTTGAGAAGGCAAAGCTGGATTATCCATTAGAGATAAATTTAGAAGAAGCACGCGAAAGAGTGGCGCTCATCAAGCGTGGCATTGAAGAGCTTGGCAACGTAAACATTGGTGCTATTGAAGAATTTGACCGTATTCATGAACGATATACCTTTTTACAAGGGCAACGGGAGGACTTGCAGCAGGCAAAAGCCACACTGTATGACATTATTCAAGAGATGGATCAAGAAATGTCGAAACGCTTCCTAACGTCCTTTGAAGAAATTAGGTACCATTTTGGTCAAATTTTCACGGAACTATTTGGCGGCGGTGCGGCTGATCTCATTCTCACGTCACCTAAAGAGATTTTAACCTCTGGTGTCGATATCGTATGTCAGCCTCCTGGGAAAAAACGCCGCAATTTAAGCTTACTTTCCGGTGGTGAAAGGGCCCTAACGGCCATTGCGTTATTGTTTGCTATACTTAAAGCGCGTCCCGTACCATTTTGTGTGCTTGATGAGGTTGAAGCAGCGCTTGACGAAGCGAATGTTGTTCGTTTCGCACAGTTTTTAAAAAGGTTTAGTCAAGGAACGCAATTTATCGTCATTACTCACCGGAAGGGTACAATGGAAGAAGCGGAAGTATTATACGGCGTAACGATGCAAGGGTCGGGTGTGTCTAAGGTGCTTTCTGTGCAGCTAGAGGAAGCCAAGCAGTCCGTACTTGTGTAA